CCTTGGCCGCCATTCGCGCGCCTTCAGGAAGGCTTCCAGGACATCCTCGTCCGACGCGGGTGTCCCGCCCAACGCGGTCTCCCTTGGATACGCATAAATCCCGCCCGAAAGCTTCCTGAGTGTGCAGCTCTCAACCGATTCCCTCAAGGTGCCGGTCGACAGATCCCGACCACGAGCCAAATCCGCCCGTCGACTGGCGTACCCCGGCTTCAAATGCCGTTTAAGTTCCTCGAGTGGCGGGCCGCGCGCTTCAGCAAGACGTTCGGCCTTGGCCCTGATCGGCTCACCGCCCGCGCCACGGACGAGGGTCCGCTCCTCCGAGAGCATGCCCGGCGGCTTCCAACGCAAGTCTTACAGCCGTTGAATCCGGGCCGGACCGGGACAGTGCGCGTTGCCGCCGAGAGTCCAATCGCGATCGCCCCTTAGCAATACCTTGCGGACGTGGGCTAGCGAGGCATTGTAGCGGCAACTTCAGGCGTGGGCCGATCTCTGCAAAGCCAGCCTTGAAGTACAATGCCAAGCTGGAGTTGCGGCTCCACATCGGCTGTTTGGGCGCCGCCAATTCAAGTTGGCCCCAGGCCTTTACCCTCCCCAGGCCTACGGCAGCCTCAATGAGACGCATCGCAACCCCTGACGATCGCTGGTCCGGCACCACGTAGAGTTCGGTGATCGTGGCGTACCTTCCGCGCGCGAAAAGAGCCGCGCTTTCCGACAACATGATGACGCCGACCGGGCGATCCTCGGCGAAAGCTAGGAATCCATAGATACGCTCTTCCATAGCAAGGAGTTCGGCTACAAGCTGGGTATCTGGTCCGGCTTGTACCTGGCCGCCCCCAAGTTCGGCGGCTAGCGCAGCAACCATGTGGGTCACCGTTGGGGCGTCATCGACAGACACTTCGCGCGTCGTTACCATATGTGATCCTCCTCCGAGCTCAAGCAACATGGCATACGATTAAGCGGCAGCATCGCGACCAGCGTGGTCGCCAGCGCGACCGCAAACGACGTCCCACGCGCCACTCGACTGACGAAGGCCAGCGCCGCTAACAGCAGTATCGCGCCTTGAGCGAAGTTCAGGATACCGGAGGCCTTGTAAATCAGCCAAAACTGATGGCGATCAGCAAATGTGTTCCCCCGGAGAGCAGCGCGAGAGCTACTAACCGACATCGTTGTCCAGTGGCGAAATCCTCTCAGACAATCTTCGAATGCGCGAGTCCAAGACAAACTCTTTTTGATAGGGCGAAGATAACCAGACCTTTGTATTTTCCCAGTAGACGCATCGATCCTTGCTCGCAGTGAAAAACACCGGCACGCATCAGGAGACCACGAAATCGTGCAAGTAGCTGATAACCCCACGCGCGCACCTGCTTTTGGCGTCCCGCTGGCTCATGCGTCCGCCGCGCGCGCAACCCGTTTAAGCTTCGTACATTGCTTCTCTCACCTTAGCTGACGAGGCGGCCTGCCTCATTCATCGAAGTTCGCTAGCGGTATTCCAGTTTGAATCCACTCGTTTTAGATCGGTTACCGAACACCGGTGCACGGCGATATTGCTTCTTGAAAGCGCAGCGCTCGTCGAATTTGCTCAACGGTCGCTGGGAGCCGCTCGGCGAGCTCAGGCTCGGCGATCAAATGTCGTAATTGAAGTTCGCGCTGGACGTGCAAACGCAAGATTCTCCTGCCACAATGCCAATCTCCAATTCCAGTTGTAGCTAGTTGTGCAAGTCGATGCGCGCAAGCAATCCGCGGTCCAGGATCGCGATTTCGCGTTGAGTATTGCCGATGAACTCAAGAATGCCTGCCTTGTGCAGCTGAGACACCGCGCGCGATACCGTTTCGAGCGTCAAGCCAAGGTAATCAGCGATATCGCGGCGGGACATCGGCAGCGAGATTATGCCGGCGGCGGTCAGACGCTCGTCCATTTCCAGTAAAAACGCTGCAACCTTCTCAAGTGACGTTTTGCGTCCCAGCAGCAGCATGTGGTTTTCCGCGTGCTGTAGGTTGCTAGTCGTCAGACCAAGTAGGTCGCGCGACACCAGGGTATCTTTCTCGGCCACTAGCTCGAGGCTTTGTCGTTTCATCAGGCGAAGAGTGGTCTCAACAACAGCTTCAGTTGTAAAGCGGTGCGTTCCACCGTTCCCGAGCCCAAAAATATCGCCAACCAAATGAAATGCACCGATCTGACGCCGACCGTCGGAGAGCAGTTTGTAACTCCGCACCGCACCTCGTGTTACGAGATAGACGTAATCGGCGGGTTCCTTTTCACCGTAGATTTCTTTCCCTTTTTTGTACGTGAACTCGCCTAGATTGACGATCGGGTTTGAGCCGCTCGCCAAGCCGAAGTCTTTGAGCGAGTTTGGGCGAGGCGTTTGGTCTGTCGTGATGCGAACAAACATCGGCCGGCTCCTAGATCAAAACCCAACTCGAATAAAAACTGTTGCGAGACAAAGTGCAGTGTCCGGCACGTCTAGCAGCGTTCAGCGACTCTAATGATGACATTAGTTTCCACAAGAATAGCAAGGCCGTCAACCTCGAGTGTTGATCAAGGCCAGATACAATCTGACGATAATGGATCGGTGGCTGATAGCTTGCGGCCTGGCATTGAATCCAAGCTCACGGACCGTCGTGAGATCTGGCAAAGGCTACACCAACGATTTCCGGCGTCCCGAACCTGCTTAAGGGTGAAATGCGTCACCGTTCCGCAATAACTCGCCGTATCTCGACTTGACCGGATTTTCGGGCCTGTGAATACACGCGAAGCCTCGTTGAGGTGCATCAACAAAAGATCTGGTCGGCGATGCTACCGAGTTCGTCTTCAAATATGGAGGCTGAAATGCATTATCGAGTACGATCAATTTTCGCCGTGGCCGTTCTTGGCTTGATACCGATCTCTGCAGAGGCCGCTTCAGAGTGTCCGGTCACCGGCGTCCAGTCGAGTTGGGGTGTGAATTCAAGCGGCTAGTTCAGTGTTTCGGCCGGTGGCACCTGTCTATTGCCGCTCAAAATGGACGGAGTGATTGCCGCTTCGACCATCTCGCAAAAGCCCGCACATGGGACGCTCAAGAAGCTGAATGTATCGACATACACTTACACGGCCAAGGCAGGTTACAAGGGCAGCGATGCGTTTGCCGTCAGCTTTACGGGAAAGGGCCCCTCGGGTTCGGGAAAGTCAGTAATCACAATGAACGCAACAGTTCAGTGACACGCGTGCCGTAGTCGGTTTGGTGATGGACCTGCTGGCCAAGACTAACGTCGGGAGTGACCTTGCTCCCGGCGTCGCTCAAAGGCTGGCGATGAAGCAAGGCACTGCCGTCTGCACATTCGCTGCCGATCAGGATTCGGCGGGCGACGCGCTTCTCACGGCACGTATTGACGAACATCAGGTACTTTTGTCGATTGTCATAAAATCGAAAGTTCTTCGTGGGGTCGACTTCGGTGATCGCTTGAACCTCGGGGCGCGCAAATTCAGTTCGCCCAGCGGACGACACGTTAGCCTCTTTCTTCATGATGGTAGGCGGACGGAAGCCCCGGCGCCGGCAAGACCTCAGTCGGTCTCGAAGACACTGTCGGCGAGGAGTTCGGTCGGATTGCGTTCCGCCACGATCTGTCCCTTCTGGACGACCAGCGCTCGGGCAACCAGCGAGGCTACGAAACTGAGATCCTGATCGGCAATGATCATGGCCGTCTTTTCCAACCGCTGAATTGACGATAGGCATTCGGCGATTTCGTCAGTCACCGAGGGCTGAATGCCCTCTGTCAGTTCATCGAGCAAAAGAATCCGGGGCGAGCGAACCATGGCGCAGGCAAGCGCCAGCAACTGCCGTTCGCCTCCACTCAATGCACCGCTGGGGCGTGCGAGAAGCTTTTCGAGCCTCGGAAAGATATGCAATATTTCGTCAATCGGCTTTGCCTTGCCGGCGCCGGGCATCATGCCCGCGAGCGACAAGTTCTCCTTGACGGTCAGGCCGGGAAAACCCGCGCCGCCTTGCGGCGTGTAACTAAAGCCGAGACGACTGCGTTGATGGGCAGGCAGAGCTTCGATGGCAACACCGTCCAGTACGATCCGGCCACCTTCGACCGGCAACAGCCCCATGACGGTCTTGAGCAAGGTGGTCTTGCCCATACCATTGATGCCGATGATCCCGAGAATCTCATGAGCGCCGAGATCGAAGCTTAAGCTGCGCAGTACCTGTGTGTTGCCGTAGCCGGAGACCAAGCGCTCACCTTTCAGCATGAATGGCCTCTTTCTTGCGGCCGAGATAGATATCTCGGACGATCTCATTTGCCTCGACCTTGTCCATGGTGTCCTCCATCAACACTTTCCCCCTGTGCAAGACAGTGACCCTTTGTGCGAGACGGGCGATGAACTCTAGGTCGTGCTCGACCACGATCACCGTGGCACGGGCGTTGAGACGTTTGATGATGTCGACGGTCTTCAACATCTCATCGCGCGTCATGCCGGCGGTTGGCTCGTCGAGGAGCGCGAGACGGGGATCGCTCGCGAGCAGCATGCCGAGTTCGCACCATTGGCGATGTGCATGCGAAAGGGGCGCGGCCGGCTGTTTTGCGCGACGGTCATCAAAGCCGATCTCCTCCAGTGCCAGCTCGACGACCCTGTCCAGCTCGCGCTTTGGCAGTCCCCTCCGCAGGGCGGCGAGGCGGATATTCTCTCGGACGTCAAGGTTGGCGTAGATGCTGGGAATCTGATTCTTGATGGCGATGCCGAGGCGCGCAATGCGATGGGTGGCGAGGCCTTGCAGATTCTGGCCCTCGAACAGGACGTGGCCGCTGGTCGGCTGGTGTTGATGGGTGAGGCATTTGAAGAGTGTGCTCTTGCCAGCGCCGTTCGGGCCTATGAGGCAGCGGATTTCGCCGGCGGTCACGACGAGGTCGACGCCATCAACTGCGGCAACCCCGCCGAACCGTTTAACAAGGCCCCTCGTTGCGAGAATGGGTGCGCTGCTCATGCCGGTTTCTCCTTTCGCCTCAAGATGCCAGAACGGTTCTGGAACCTAGGTTTCGACAACTTAAGAATCATCGGCAGCAGGCCTTGAGGGGCGAGCAGCACGAACAGGATGATCGTCGCGCCGAAAATCAGCTCCGTATTGAAGATCTGGTTGGCTCCGAGCTGGCTGCTGAGAAGCTGGAAGCCGAAGCTTGCCGCGACGGGGCCGACAAAGGTTCCGAGCCCGCCGGCAATCACCCACAGAACGAATTGCGAGGCTTGCGGAAGATCGAAGACGTTCGGGCTGACGAAACCCATCACCGCCGTGTAAAGCGCTCCACCGAGCCCCGCAATGGCAGCACTCACGGCAAAGCCAACGAGCTTGTAGAAGCGAATGTCGTAGCCAAGGAGCTCGCTCCGCAACTCACTTTCGCGGATCGCCGTCATGATGCGCCCGGCATCGCTCGAACGCAGGAACGAGAGCAGAATGTAAGCGCCTGCAAGCGCCAGCAAACAGATTGAGAACGTCGCTTCCGTGGATAGTAATGCCTGCGGATCACCTGGCATATTGAGCGAGGGTACTGCCGTGATCCCATTGAAGCCGCCGAGCGGCACCTGACCGATGTGAAATGAGGGATCGGCAGTCGACGTCATGAAGGAATAGAAAATCAGCGTCACGCAGAGCGTAATGACGCCGAGATAGACGTCGCCCAGACGGCTGAAGAACAGAAAGTAGCCAAGGATGAGCGAGAATGCGACCGGCAACAGGGTTCCGATCAAAACGGCAAGCGTACTGTCGCCGAGATTGGAGACCGCGATCGCATAGGCGTAGGCACCGAGACCGAAAAAGACCGAATGTCCGAGGTTGAGAATCCCCAGCGTCCCCCAGACAAAGGCGAGACCAAGCGCTGCGATCGTCATGGCCGAAAAGGCGGACAGATTGACGAGGTCAAATGGCTCCAGAACGAACGGCCCAAAAGCCGCGAAGAGCACGAGAGCGACTGGAAGCAAGACATGTTTGAGTTGGCGCAGCATGACGCTATCGGCCTCGGGTCCACGAGCTGGAGACGCCGGTCGGAAACAGGCGCAGGATGATCACGGCCAAAAGAAGCAGCGAGGCCTGACCGACGACCGGCGTTGCGAAATAGGAAAGCAAGGCCTCAACCGGCCCGAGGATCGTTGCGGCTGACAGAAAGCCGGTGATCAAGGCCCCGCCTCCGCTAATCACGGTCACGAAGGCGCGTGCAACATAGGCCGCGCCCATGTGAGGGAGGACGCCGGATATCGGCGCAAGCAATGCGCCGGAAAGGCCACTGATTGCTGCGCCGATGATGAAAGTGGTCGCATACACGCGATCACAATCGATTCCGAGGGTGGTCGCCATCTCCGAGTTTTGCATCGCCGCCCGCGCGATCAATCCGTATTTCGTCCAGTGCAACACCAGAAGAGAACACACGACGAGCAGGGCGGTGATTGCGATCAAGAGCAGTTGGTAAGCACCG
This region of Bradyrhizobium sp. CCGUVB1N3 genomic DNA includes:
- a CDS encoding helix-turn-helix domain-containing protein, with translation MFVRITTDQTPRPNSLKDFGLASGSNPIVNLGEFTYKKGKEIYGEKEPADYVYLVTRGAVRSYKLLSDGRRQIGAFHLVGDIFGLGNGGTHRFTTEAVVETTLRLMKRQSLELVAEKDTLVSRDLLGLTTSNLQHAENHMLLLGRKTSLEKVAAFLLEMDERLTAAGIISLPMSRRDIADYLGLTLETVSRAVSQLHKAGILEFIGNTQREIAILDRGLLARIDLHN
- a CDS encoding branched-chain amino acid ABC transporter permease, which gives rise to MLRQLKHVLLPVALVLFAAFGPFVLEPFDLVNLSAFSAMTIAALGLAFVWGTLGILNLGHSVFFGLGAYAYAIAVSNLGDSTLAVLIGTLLPVAFSLILGYFLFFSRLGDVYLGVITLCVTLIFYSFMTSTADPSFHIGQVPLGGFNGITAVPSLNMPGDPQALLSTEATFSICLLALAGAYILLSFLRSSDAGRIMTAIRESELRSELLGYDIRFYKLVGFAVSAAIAGLGGALYTAVMGFVSPNVFDLPQASQFVLWVIAGGLGTFVGPVAASFGFQLLSSQLGANQIFNTELIFGATIILFVLLAPQGLLPMILKLSKPRFQNRSGILRRKEKPA
- a CDS encoding ABC transporter ATP-binding protein; its protein translation is MLKGERLVSGYGNTQVLRSLSFDLGAHEILGIIGINGMGKTTLLKTVMGLLPVEGGRIVLDGVAIEALPAHQRSRLGFSYTPQGGAGFPGLTVKENLSLAGMMPGAGKAKPIDEILHIFPRLEKLLARPSGALSGGERQLLALACAMVRSPRILLLDELTEGIQPSVTDEIAECLSSIQRLEKTAMIIADQDLSFVASLVARALVVQKGQIVAERNPTELLADSVFETD
- a CDS encoding ATP-binding cassette domain-containing protein; the protein is MSSAPILATRGLVKRFGGVAAVDGVDLVVTAGEIRCLIGPNGAGKSTLFKCLTHQHQPTSGHVLFEGQNLQGLATHRIARLGIAIKNQIPSIYANLDVRENIRLAALRRGLPKRELDRVVELALEEIGFDDRRAKQPAAPLSHAHRQWCELGMLLASDPRLALLDEPTAGMTRDEMLKTVDIIKRLNARATVIVVEHDLEFIARLAQRVTVLHRGKVLMEDTMDKVEANEIVRDIYLGRKKEAIHAER
- a CDS encoding GNAT family N-acetyltransferase; the protein is MLLELGGGSHMVTTREVSVDDAPTVTHMVAALAAELGGGQVQAGPDTQLVAELLAMEERIYGFLAFAEDRPVGVIMLSESAALFARGRYATITELYVVPDQRSSGVAMRLIEAAVGLGRVKAWGQLELAAPKQPMWSRNSSLALYFKAGFAEIGPRLKLPLQCLASPRPQGIAKGRSRLDSRRQRALSRSGPDSTAVRLALEAAGHALGGADPRPWRGR
- a CDS encoding branched-chain amino acid ABC transporter permease, with translation MDQFVILCFAVVNSIALLALISLGLAIIFGMMRVINFAHGEFIMLGGYATVIANHAGVNLWLSMLVVAPMVVGMIGAVVELLIIRRLYGHLVTTMLATWGLSLFLIGAVTAVFGNTTMGVSAPLGNIPVGAYSIGAYQLLLIAITALLVVCSLLVLHWTKYGLIARAAMQNSEMATTLGIDCDRVYATTFIIGAAISGLSGALLAPISGVLPHMGAAYVARAFVTVISGGGALITGFLSAATILGPVEALLSYFATPVVGQASLLLLAVIILRLFPTGVSSSWTRGR